GAGGTGGAGAAGTTCGACCATGCGGCCGTTGAGGTTGATGGCACCCTTGCCTTGGTTCTCCGGCAGCGCGAAGGCTGCGGCAACGGCGCGGGCCTCGGCGGCAGCCGCATCGGGGACGCCATAGGCGCGGTTGGCCGGTTCGATCTGGGCCGGATGGATCAGCATCTTGCCGTCAAAGCCCATCTGCCGACCCTGCTCGCATTCGGCGGCAAGCGGCTCGAGGTCGGTGAAGCCGTTGAAGACACTGTCGATCACGTCGAGGCCGGAAGCACGGGCGGCGACGATCGCCTGGATCAGCAGCGGCACGAGATAGGGCCGGCCGGGGACATCGGCGATGCCGGTGGCAAGGCGCAGGTCGTTAAGCCCGAGCACCAGGCAGTCGAGCCTGCCGCCGCTGGTCCGCCCGATCTCGGCGATTTCCGCAAGGTTCAGGATCGCGGCCGGCGTCTCGATCATCGCCCACAGGCGCGGGCCGTCGTCGGCCCCATGATCGCTCAGCCAGTCGGATACG
The Rhizobium sp. ARZ01 genome window above contains:
- a CDS encoding CoA ester lyase, with product MNTLTHRHPLRLRRSLLSVPASNVRALEKSSSLACDGVIFDLEDSVAPEKKTEAREALKQHFAGLDRTSGQERIIRINALSSSDGPDDLEAVLACAPDAVLLPKVSEPQDILAVSDWLSDHGADDGPRLWAMIETPAAILNLAEIAEIGRTSGGRLDCLVLGLNDLRLATGIADVPGRPYLVPLLIQAIVAARASGLDVIDSVFNGFTDLEPLAAECEQGRQMGFDGKMLIHPAQIEPANRAYGVPDAAAAEARAVAAAFALPENQGKGAINLNGRMVELLHLDQAKRLLAKADLIAKKERTT